The sequence GTTTTAGAGCCTGCAGAAATAACCCCCAGAAGGTATTTTCTGTGGTGAAAATTCGACGCCTCGACACGGTTTTGGTAGACGAACGATCAAACAACGATGAGGGTATATAGGCGGCTAGTATTTGCTGCATGGTCGACAACTGATGTGACTGTAATTTATTCTGAATCGCTTTGTACTTGCGTGCAGCTGATAGCGGCTTTTTGCGTAGCGTTTGGATGTGGAATTGGGGTGATAGAAAAAGCTGCATGGCAAAGGCTACTCGGTGGCGAATAGCCCTTATTTTAAAGCATTATAGCGCCGCTAGAGGAGCTTAACTTAGTGCCATTCAACTCTGACCCCTTGATCTCGATCTCTAACTGCAAAAATTGTTTGCGCCAAAAGTACTCGATTCGAGTGAAAACAGATAATGAGATTCAAAAAACTCCCGCTACCTTCCCGTAGAGGTTTTACATTTATTTTCCCTTACTTTCTAAAATAAGGGACGTATTTTAAAATTTTTGATTTTACATACCGTATATCAAATACGGAAGACCGCTTGAAGATATCATTCAAATTCTCCAAAGCTCTTGCATTGTCATTGTTCTTAAAATGATACCTAGCAACTCTATAATTCACTATGTTAGTTGCCATAGTGTATTGCTTTTTAGTTAGGAGGTTCTTTTCTCTTAACGAATTGTATGTTTTAAGCGCATCTAAAGTGTGCGCTATGTCAAATTCACTTGTGAAATTTTGTTCATGACGCCTCATTAAAGTAAGAACCTTGTCATGATAGTAAATTTTATAGAGTACTGAAGCTTTAATGTAATATTCATTCTGTCCTTCAGTAACCTCTTCATTTGCACCCCCAATTTCTTTCATAATAGAACGCCGCATAGAATAAACTGGGTATCCCAAAATCTTATCTGTTAATATCTCGTGCAGTGCATCTTTATGAAAAGAGCCGGGGAAGTTGTAAAAAGGAGGGTCTAAAGAACGTTTTTGATCAAAATATTGAAGATTATGAAAAACAAAATTAACATCAGGATTTTCTGAGAAAATAGAGTGCATTTCTTTTAGTTTAGTCGGAATCAACAAGTCATCGGAATCCAGAATTGTTAGTATTTCTCCTGTTGCATTTTCAATGGCAATATTACGTAGAATATTTAGCATGCCAACGTGTTTATGTGGAATGTAACGAAATTTATCGCCATATTCTTCAATATACTTATCAATCACCTCCTTGGTATTGTCTGTTGATCCATCATCCACAATGATCATTTCAAAGTTTTGATAAGTTTGATCTAAAACACTTTGAATGGTTTCTTCTATAAGGTGAGCCCTGTTGTACGTAATAGTGATAATGCTGAACTTCATCTGAGGTTTTCTCATTTTTATAAATTAGTAACCTGTTTGTAAATATTAAAAATATCGTGATGATGCAATACAGATATTGTAGCCACATTATTTTCAGAAAAATACAGTAAGCACGACGAGAATGGAGTTTAGAAACGCACGCCGATTCGGAGGTGTCAGCAAGTATGGATTTATGGTTGTTTACCAGTGACTCAGCCGCGAAATTCAGGGCTTTATCAATCGCATGCAAATGATGTTGTTCGACATTATTCTACGGCTGTACCACTAACAAGGAAATAAAAGGCTACTAATTTCAACACGCTATCAAGGGGTCAGAGTAATTGATTTTCATTCGGTTACTTCTCAACAACTCTGCCCCTGAAAATTACATTTCCAAATACGACACAATTTCAGGATGTTTTAACGCCTCGATCACTGCGATGGCGATAGTCCCATCAAGGGAGCCTTCCATTGCATTAAAAATCGGCGACCCTTGAGTGCTATCTATGTTGACGATGTTGCCGTCTCCGGTTTCGATCTCAACTGAAATTTTACAATTTCTAACGTAAGATCCGAAGCCTACGGTGCAGTCAATGTCGTTGACCTTTGATACCAGTTTCTTCGCATCGCCATCGCCTGATTTTAAATCCCTTACCGAGATTTCTTTTTCAAGCAGTGTATTGAATCCATCGGTAACTTCTTTGTTGTTATACGCCCACTTGTGGCCTGAGGCTTTTACAAATTTTGTTTCGATGTCTTCTTGATTGTTTACATAGTCGACGGTCCCTTTTACATTCAAATCGGGAATTTTTACGTCTTTAATGTTGTATACGCTTGGTGTGTATGTGTGGCTACACCCGGCAATAAGGCTAACTAACCCTGCTAACGCGAGTGAATTTAATCGTCCTTTCATATCAATTTTCTCCTTCAAGGTTCTATGGTGAAATAGCTATTGATTTGGTGTTGGTGTTATTGCTTAGATTTATGTACTTTGAATATTTTTTTATAATATATTAATAATGTTAGTTTTATAACGGTATCATAGATCGATGCTGTGATGTCATCCAAAATATATTAAAAGCGTTAGTAATTGGTGTTTTTATCAGTAGCGGATATGGGTCGTTTTTGCGGATTGCTAGGCAGAGTCATCGATCGTCTAAAATTTGTATTTGCAACGCATTCTCCGCAAATCTTAACGCGCCACTCAGCTGAGTGGCGGTGGCGTAAATAAAAGTGCCGGGGCAAACACTGTATCTAAGAGGTTACGGATGTTTAGCCGGTTAGTGGGGCAATAAGCGAGCGCTTATAGAATTAACGTCGGCATCTAGCCCAACGCTCACTATTGCTCCATCAGAAGAGTTCGTCGATACGCCGGTGCGTTAGCGATCGATGGCGCGTATAAATACGGCAGTGGTCACTACTGGGTGCTGCCTCTGCAATTTGTCTGACAATCCTGTTACCCATCGGGATTTTTCTGGCATGTTCGGCTGGAGGGATTATTATGCCTTCAGCGATAAGGATCATTAAGGAGAGACTATGAACGCCAGACGTTTTTCTCTGGCAGCCGCGTTAATCACGTTGGTTGCTGCCGGATGTGCTGAAAAGGAACCACCGCCTAAACCTGAGGTAGCCCGCCCAGTAAAGGTGCAGATACTCTCAGATAAATTACATGGCGAAGAGCGTGGGTTTCCGGCGAAGGTGGAATCCAATCAACGTGCGACGTTGTCATTTCACGTGGCCGGTACGCTCGATAAAATTCTCGTGCGTGAAGGCGATTTAGTGAAGCAGGGGCAGTTGCTGGCGCAGCTGGATCCGAAAGATTTTGAACTGAAGATTGCCGAATCGAAGGCCGCGTATGACAAAGCCCAGGCCGACTTTAGCCGAGCCAAAGAGTTGATTCGCAATGGTTATATTTCGCGCAGTGATTATGATCAACTCGATACCACCTACAAACAAGCGCGAGCGTCGTTGGCGCAGGCGCGTCAGAATCTTGCGTATACCTCGTTAAAAGCCCCGTATGAAGCACGTGTTGCCAAGCGCTATATTGAAAACTTTGAGCAGGTACAGGCCAATCAAGAGATCTTCGCACTTCGCGGCGAAGAGCTGCTTGAAATCAGCTTCGATGTACCGGAAGACTTGCTGATTAATCTCAAGCAATCAGACTCTCCACCGACAACCACCACCTTTGCCTGGGCGGAGTTTCCGCTTGCTGGTGACAAACGGTATCCCCTGATTTTTAAAGAGCTATCGGCGCAAGCGAACGAAAATACACAGACGTTTAAGGCAACCTTCTTTATGGAGGTGCCAGAGGTCATAACGGTACTGCCGGGTATGAATGCGGTAGTGATTGTCGATTTGCCAAAAAATGCGTTTATCGGCTGGAATTTACCGTTGTCAGCGCTTGATCGGCGTTCTGGGGAGCCTCAAGTGTGGGTATTTGACACTGAGAGCCGCACGGCCGCGCCTAGAGCCGTTCGTTTTGAGCCGGACGGCATACAAACGGTATTGGTCACCGAGGGGCTGAACCCGGGTGATACGGTGATTGTGGCTGGTGTGAGCGAGCTCAAAACAGGGATGAAGTTATACCCGTTGCGTAATTACGAACAGGC comes from BD1-7 clade bacterium and encodes:
- the mexA_2 gene encoding Multidrug resistance protein MexA, giving the protein MNARRFSLAAALITLVAAGCAEKEPPPKPEVARPVKVQILSDKLHGEERGFPAKVESNQRATLSFHVAGTLDKILVREGDLVKQGQLLAQLDPKDFELKIAESKAAYDKAQADFSRAKELIRNGYISRSDYDQLDTTYKQARASLAQARQNLAYTSLKAPYEARVAKRYIENFEQVQANQEIFALRGEELLEISFDVPEDLLINLKQSDSPPTTTTFAWAEFPLAGDKRYPLIFKELSAQANENTQTFKATFFMEVPEVITVLPGMNAVVIVDLPKNAFIGWNLPLSALDRRSGEPQVWVFDTESRTAAPRAVRFEPDGIQTVLVTEGLNPGDTVIVAGVSELKTGMKLYPLRNYEQAELN
- the epsE_5 gene encoding Putative glycosyltransferase EpsE yields the protein MKFSIITITYNRAHLIEETIQSVLDQTYQNFEMIIVDDGSTDNTKEVIDKYIEEYGDKFRYIPHKHVGMLNILRNIAIENATGEILTILDSDDLLIPTKLKEMHSIFSENPDVNFVFHNLQYFDQKRSLDPPFYNFPGSFHKDALHEILTDKILGYPVYSMRRSIMKEIGGANEEVTEGQNEYYIKASVLYKIYYHDKVLTLMRRHEQNFTSEFDIAHTLDALKTYNSLREKNLLTKKQYTMATNIVNYRVARYHFKNNDNARALENLNDIFKRSSVFDIRYVKSKILKYVPYFRK